One region of Aerosakkonema funiforme FACHB-1375 genomic DNA includes:
- a CDS encoding NACHT C-terminal alpha/beta 1 domain-containing protein: protein MSKTPKSRSIAATPEGLVEVRQKMAKLEKPGEPEKKGWTYEDLAKRSGASIDTVKRFLKGTPIDKKFIFWIVEALNLDINEIVDANELNPPTPTTTPTEINWREICNQVLATQHLRRQATAQQYELNIYVPLGLMERPKTPNPRKNPTGEDSPPQKEPELQIVQTYKDDAFFQKVIAENNTEKGKHIAIIGEPGAGKTTLLGELAERLAKNSPDFPICIRLADLRSSTIADYLLNNWLSKALQFIDFEAENVTPEIRKEFKQLFATGKVWLLLDGVDEMAATSPIEALARIREQLTDWVGKARVVLTCRLNVWDAAISNTLTDFDTYKTLEFEPDDVDEFIRQWFEEASQDEKRRNCGHETFWREQGKRLTTQLKSPGKERIKELVRNPLRLSMLCQSWCVPEQELPETKAALYEQFTTYFFEWKQEEFQKKYQRVLTKTEKNKIKKVLAKLALAAMESANSFRIEEDFAIEQMEEEWFNLAEKLGWLVLVDRDIRTKEPIYSFLHSSFEEYFAALAIDENVNYWDFFLPRNHINRPVTGKCYRIFEPQWKEVILLWLGRGTIEGKQKEEFIDALVNFEDGCGGFYKYRAFFMAAQGIAEFGDFDMSTKIVEQLATWSFDNSNLLWQEARKILEKTHIKKAIFVLQKLLYSCKKESTSVEIAYILGQIDQNNKVAIRHLKELLKITNNKLLWQVAYSLEKIDNGNSDAIAALFKLLENSENSDIYRQAGHTLEEISKYNTTVVSKLKELLSNKSVNIRNRAANVMYSLDKSDPDLITFYIERLDDSKSNSSRCVIARNLGEINTVSQDVVNVLNKLLDIRESESTRIRAAESLSKFKSSKQEHPIATLKEISYNSQDYLNRCSAARVLGNFDDAKQDAIEILKSLLHHKHPKVRRWAADDLGELDKGNPDAIAISKQLLLTCQEPKEMQQIAYVLERIGQENPVVIDALLQLMHERKNEHEVVLLAASSLLKLAPSNQDAIDPLTMLLKTCEDQFMQWRIADILLKLDNNNKNAIDNLIELLHICEDEFIFTNAIISLGQINQDNQNIVNILIKIVPTNNNENICLVASSFLHSIKSFSLVKKIVFMLKDTFIKEFNKNQHERYKQCFEVLWSYAQNLPYPDFYQAWHQDTLTNTATANLNIANLPQVLAEAINNQPELCSQVKLICIDTHQFIDPENPAPEIYDLMLNQNCPEWQNGYPETMQKLKLYWNNLRRNSENPLFFICYDSTALTATPTGFSDTFLKALSKFDGAICVVWETGEFGLQTFSPSQPNLIADMVGWMREKMMENL, encoded by the coding sequence ATGAGTAAAACTCCCAAATCCCGTAGCATTGCTGCAACTCCAGAAGGACTGGTAGAAGTTCGCCAAAAAATGGCTAAACTGGAAAAGCCTGGAGAACCAGAAAAAAAGGGTTGGACTTATGAAGACTTAGCAAAAAGATCGGGTGCTAGTATTGATACAGTTAAGCGATTTCTTAAAGGAACGCCAATAGATAAAAAGTTTATTTTTTGGATTGTTGAAGCCTTAAACTTAGACATAAACGAAATAGTAGATGCAAACGAGTTAAACCCACCCACACCAACAACCACACCAACAGAAATAAACTGGCGCGAAATCTGCAACCAAGTTTTAGCAACCCAACACCTCCGCCGCCAAGCAACCGCACAACAATATGAATTAAATATTTACGTTCCCTTGGGATTAATGGAACGTCCCAAAACACCAAACCCCAGAAAAAACCCCACTGGGGAAGACTCGCCACCGCAGAAAGAACCAGAACTGCAAATCGTCCAAACTTATAAAGATGATGCTTTTTTCCAGAAAGTTATTGCCGAAAATAACACTGAAAAAGGCAAGCATATTGCCATTATTGGCGAACCGGGTGCGGGGAAAACTACACTGTTAGGAGAATTGGCGGAACGTTTGGCGAAAAATTCCCCCGATTTTCCCATTTGTATTCGATTGGCAGATTTACGTTCTAGCACAATTGCCGATTATTTACTCAATAATTGGCTCTCCAAAGCATTGCAATTTATCGATTTTGAAGCCGAAAATGTCACGCCAGAAATCAGAAAAGAATTCAAGCAACTTTTCGCAACAGGTAAAGTTTGGTTGCTGTTGGATGGGGTGGATGAAATGGCGGCGACTTCCCCTATCGAGGCGTTGGCGAGAATTCGGGAACAACTGACAGACTGGGTTGGTAAGGCGCGGGTGGTGCTAACTTGTCGTTTGAATGTTTGGGATGCGGCGATTAGCAATACCCTGACGGATTTTGATACTTATAAAACATTGGAATTTGAACCGGATGATGTGGATGAGTTTATTCGCCAGTGGTTTGAGGAGGCGAGTCAGGATGAGAAACGGCGCAATTGTGGGCATGAAACTTTTTGGCGAGAACAGGGAAAACGCTTAACAACACAGTTAAAATCACCGGGAAAAGAGCGAATCAAAGAACTGGTACGCAATCCCCTGCGGTTGTCGATGTTGTGTCAATCTTGGTGCGTACCCGAACAGGAATTGCCCGAAACGAAGGCGGCACTTTACGAGCAGTTTACTACTTATTTTTTTGAATGGAAACAAGAGGAATTCCAGAAGAAGTATCAGCGGGTATTAACAAAAACGGAGAAAAACAAAATTAAAAAAGTTTTAGCAAAATTAGCTTTAGCGGCAATGGAAAGCGCTAATAGTTTTCGGATTGAGGAAGATTTTGCCATTGAGCAGATGGAGGAAGAGTGGTTTAATCTAGCAGAGAAATTGGGATGGTTGGTTTTAGTTGACAGGGATATCCGCACCAAAGAGCCTATTTATTCGTTTTTACATTCCAGTTTTGAGGAATATTTTGCAGCTTTGGCTATTGATGAAAACGTTAACTATTGGGATTTTTTCTTACCTCGCAACCATATTAATCGTCCTGTTACTGGCAAGTGTTATCGCATTTTCGAGCCGCAGTGGAAAGAGGTAATTTTGTTGTGGTTGGGGCGAGGGACGATAGAAGGAAAGCAGAAAGAGGAATTTATTGATGCTTTGGTTAATTTTGAGGATGGATGTGGAGGATTTTATAAATATCGAGCATTTTTCATGGCAGCACAGGGAATTGCCGAGTTTGGTGATTTTGATATGAGTACCAAAATTGTTGAACAACTAGCTACTTGGAGCTTTGATAATTCTAACTTACTGTGGCAAGAAGCAAGAAAAATACTTGAGAAAACACACATAAAAAAAGCTATTTTTGTTTTACAAAAGTTGTTATATAGCTGTAAAAAAGAATCTACTTCTGTGGAAATCGCTTATATCTTGGGGCAAATTGACCAAAATAATAAAGTTGCTATTAGGCATTTGAAAGAACTATTAAAAATTACAAATAATAAACTTTTATGGCAAGTAGCATATAGTTTAGAAAAAATTGACAATGGAAATTCAGATGCTATTGCTGCTCTTTTTAAACTTTTAGAAAACAGCGAAAACAGTGACATTTATAGGCAAGCTGGTCATACATTGGAGGAAATTAGTAAGTATAATACAACCGTTGTTAGTAAATTAAAAGAATTACTATCGAATAAAAGTGTAAATATTCGTAACCGAGCAGCTAATGTAATGTACAGTTTAGATAAAAGCGATCCAGATTTAATCACTTTTTATATAGAAAGATTAGACGACTCTAAATCTAACTCTAGTCGCTGTGTCATTGCTCGAAATTTAGGAGAAATTAATACAGTCAGTCAAGATGTAGTTAATGTACTAAATAAGCTTTTAGATATCAGGGAGTCAGAATCTACTCGTATTCGTGCTGCTGAGAGCTTATCTAAATTTAAATCAAGCAAGCAAGAACATCCCATTGCTACTTTGAAAGAAATAAGCTATAACAGCCAGGATTATCTTAACAGATGTTCTGCTGCTAGGGTTTTGGGAAATTTTGATGATGCCAAGCAAGATGCTATTGAAATTTTAAAATCGCTTTTACACCACAAACATCCTAAAGTTCGTCGGTGGGCTGCTGATGATTTAGGGGAATTAGACAAAGGAAATCCAGATGCAATTGCGATTTCAAAACAGCTTTTATTAACTTGTCAAGAACCTAAAGAAATGCAGCAAATTGCTTATGTTCTAGAAAGGATTGGCCAGGAAAATCCTGTTGTAATTGATGCTCTACTCCAACTGATGCACGAGCGTAAAAATGAGCATGAAGTTGTTCTTTTAGCAGCTAGTAGCTTACTTAAACTTGCTCCCAGTAATCAAGATGCCATAGATCCTTTAACTATGCTATTGAAAACTTGTGAAGATCAGTTTATGCAATGGCGAATAGCTGATATTTTGTTAAAATTAGATAATAATAATAAAAATGCCATAGATAACTTAATAGAATTGCTGCATATTTGCGAAGATGAATTCATATTTACGAATGCTATTATTAGCTTAGGTCAAATTAACCAAGACAACCAAAATATAGTTAATATTCTAATAAAAATTGTACCTACCAATAATAATGAGAATATATGTTTAGTCGCATCTTCCTTTCTTCATTCAATCAAAAGTTTTAGTTTGGTTAAGAAGATAGTTTTTATGCTAAAAGATACTTTCATAAAAGAATTTAATAAAAATCAGCATGAACGCTATAAGCAATGTTTTGAAGTTTTATGGAGCTACGCCCAAAATCTGCCCTACCCCGACTTCTATCAAGCTTGGCATCAAGACACCCTTACCAACACCGCAACAGCAAACCTCAACATAGCAAACTTACCCCAAGTCCTTGCCGAAGCTATTAACAATCAACCCGAATTATGCAGCCAAGTAAAGCTAATTTGCATCGACACACACCAATTCATCGACCCCGAAAACCCCGCCCCAGAAATTTACGACCTGATGCTAAATCAAAATTGTCCAGAGTGGCAGAATGGGTATCCAGAAACAATGCAAAAACTCAAACTTTATTGGAATAACCTGCGCCGCAATAGCGAAAATCCCTTGTTTTTCATCTGCTACGATTCCACAGCACTCACAGCCACACCCACAGGATTTAGCGATACATTTCTGAAAGCTTTGAGCAAATTTGATGGCGCGATTTGTGTAGTGTGGGAAACCGGGGAATTTGGGTTGCAAACATTTTCACCGAGTCAACCAAATTTAATCGCAGATATGGTCGGTTGGATGAGAGAGAAAATGATGGAAAATTTGTAG
- a CDS encoding RpnC/YadD family protein, translated as MTKFPYDRFAKDYLKELLKPLGEVEASKEVPGEVRQIDVWFTPYPPGQRGDAEVLGLLGRFASIPSIFEPFRNAVSPSQIRGCMGKLFDIHAYSQRESQRNNTRLDEADLPTLWILSPTVSATILNGCKAEADENNWPTGVYFLGEILKTAIVVIHQLPRTPETLWLRLLGKGNVQKQAINEIGTLPPNHPLRSNALLLLANLQATIEASQNIDREDRELAMELSPLLLQWRDEAIQEGEERGLQRGVMRERRATIENLLRVRFGVLDEQLSGIIERLLELPPEEFTVLLLQLSREELLARFGG; from the coding sequence ATGACAAAATTTCCTTACGATCGATTTGCCAAGGACTATCTAAAAGAGTTGTTAAAACCTCTCGGTGAGGTAGAAGCCAGCAAAGAAGTCCCTGGAGAAGTGCGACAAATAGATGTGTGGTTCACCCCTTACCCACCCGGACAGAGGGGAGATGCAGAAGTGCTGGGATTGCTGGGACGATTTGCCAGTATCCCATCCATCTTTGAACCCTTCCGCAACGCCGTATCCCCCAGCCAAATTCGCGGCTGTATGGGTAAACTATTTGATATCCACGCCTATTCGCAGCGTGAGAGTCAGCGAAACAACACTCGTCTTGATGAAGCTGATTTACCTACATTGTGGATTCTTTCGCCTACCGTTTCGGCAACCATTTTAAACGGATGTAAAGCCGAAGCGGATGAAAACAACTGGCCAACAGGAGTGTATTTTCTGGGAGAAATTCTGAAAACAGCAATTGTGGTAATTCACCAGTTACCGCGCACCCCAGAAACGCTATGGCTGAGACTTTTGGGTAAAGGAAATGTGCAAAAACAAGCGATTAACGAAATAGGTACACTTCCACCCAATCATCCATTACGTTCAAACGCTCTCTTGTTATTGGCGAATTTGCAAGCGACCATCGAAGCGAGTCAAAATATAGATCGAGAAGATCGGGAGTTAGCTATGGAATTATCACCACTACTTTTACAATGGCGGGACGAAGCTATACAGGAAGGAGAAGAACGCGGTTTGCAGCGAGGAGTAATGAGGGAACGCCGCGCTACCATTGAAAATTTGTTGCGCGTGCGATTTGGTGTTTTGGATGAGCAATTATCGGGAATTATTGAGCGTTTGTTGGAATTGCCTCCAGAGGAGTTTACTGTTTTGTTACTGCAACTCTCTCGCGAGGAGTTGTTAGCTAGGTTTGGTGGCTAA
- a CDS encoding DUF429 domain-containing protein, protein MKFIGIDLGWTTGASGLCCLSWADNQLHLLNLDRRESNEDILAWIDTYAPSSESAIIAVDAPTLIPNATGMRLPDKLTHKHFHRYHAACYPANLGRPFAQRTVEFGLSLEARGFVHAPIIEAQKLGRFQIEVFPHPAIVNLFGLERILKYKKGKLSERRAELIKLRQYILDYLPNLEPSLKLPDLPEVPLTGLALKSVEDKLDSLICAYVGAYWWYWGLEKNLVLGDRTTGYIVIPASSSSSSPSP, encoded by the coding sequence ATGAAATTTATCGGCATTGACCTCGGTTGGACGACAGGTGCAAGCGGTTTATGTTGCCTAAGTTGGGCAGATAATCAATTGCATCTTCTTAACTTAGATCGACGAGAATCTAATGAAGATATTCTCGCTTGGATCGATACCTATGCACCATCATCAGAATCGGCAATAATCGCGGTGGATGCGCCTACCCTGATTCCCAATGCAACTGGAATGCGACTACCGGATAAGTTGACTCACAAACATTTTCATCGCTATCACGCGGCTTGTTATCCTGCTAATCTCGGTCGCCCTTTTGCCCAACGCACGGTAGAATTTGGGTTGAGTTTGGAAGCACGGGGTTTCGTTCACGCACCAATCATAGAAGCGCAAAAATTAGGCAGATTTCAAATCGAAGTATTTCCCCATCCCGCGATTGTAAATCTATTCGGTTTAGAACGCATCCTTAAATATAAAAAAGGTAAACTTTCAGAACGTCGCGCTGAATTAATCAAGCTGCGACAATATATTTTAGATTACTTACCGAATTTAGAACCATCTCTCAAATTACCCGATTTACCGGAAGTTCCTTTAACTGGTTTAGCACTGAAAAGTGTAGAAGATAAATTGGATAGTTTAATTTGCGCTTATGTAGGCGCTTATTGGTGGTATTGGGGATTAGAGAAAAATTTGGTTTTGGGCGATCGCACTACTGGATACATAGTAATTCCCGCCTCTTCCTCTTCTTCTTCTCCCTCCCCGTAG
- a CDS encoding chemotaxis protein CheW has product MNRRFRSKRNLPTRIPTHKLLCFQLGNERYAIPIDRVLHVLNEFTPHGVIESDMPNSTLRDRSLVKYKDEIITLIYPSQLFLSSRDDRERQYLIVCTLKEGERFAIPVPEIPTVLQVAEDNFGEVPELYDRGNLPPAIEKVIQSSDNNIVFYLNLDKLVNPNP; this is encoded by the coding sequence CCCAACTCGAATACCCACCCATAAACTGCTTTGTTTTCAACTGGGAAACGAACGATATGCTATTCCTATAGACCGCGTGCTGCACGTTCTCAATGAGTTTACGCCGCATGGGGTGATTGAGAGCGATATGCCTAACAGCACACTGCGCGATCGCAGTTTAGTAAAATACAAAGACGAAATCATTACTCTCATCTATCCGTCTCAGCTTTTTCTTAGCAGTCGCGACGATCGAGAACGACAATACTTGATTGTTTGTACCCTGAAGGAAGGAGAGCGTTTTGCAATCCCTGTGCCTGAAATTCCAACTGTTTTGCAAGTAGCAGAGGACAATTTTGGTGAAGTTCCCGAACTTTACGATCGGGGAAATTTGCCGCCAGCGATTGAAAAGGTTATTCAAAGTTCGGATAATAATATTGTGTTTTATCTCAATTTGGATAAGTTGGTAAACCCCAATCCCTAA